In a genomic window of Microterricola viridarii:
- the glgB gene encoding 1,4-alpha-glucan branching protein GlgB, whose protein sequence is MSAREQSPDGAGPGIDLPALPEETLERVASGSHPDPHTVLGQHLVADGIADPVTVIRALRPLAAEVQAVLSTDARIELHHIGHGVWQGLSIIGPHDYEIEARYSDGSEWRSDDPYRYQPTIGELDLHLIAEGRHEELWRVLGAHCREHAGVTGRAHGTAFAVWAPHAHAVRVVGDFNGWNGIGHAMRRLGAVGVWELFVPAVEPGSVYKYEILTPAGHWVTRADPMAAAAEQPPQTASVVASSHHIWADGDWMGRRAATDPHSGPMSVYELHLGSWRPGLGYREAADQLIEYVHELGFSHVEFMPLAEHPFGGSWGYQVTGYYAPTSRFGSPDDLRYLIDRLHQAGIGVLMDWVPGHFPKDEWALANFDGEPLYEHPDPRRGEQKDWGTLVFDFGQRQVRNFLVANALFWLEEFHVDGLRVDAVASMLYLDYSREAGEWEPNVHGGNENLEAIAFLQEVTATAYKRNPGIVMVAEESTSWGGVTAPTVSGGLGFGLKWNMGWMHDSLQYMQVDPMYRSHHHGEITFSFLYAFSENFLLPISHDEVVHGKGSLLGKMPGDHWQKLANVRAYLAFMWCHPGKQLLFMGQEFAQPSEWSEERGLDWWVLDQPSHRGVFDLVAELNRAYLAHPALWALDHDSAGFEWLDGGAAAENVVSFLRRDGAGQTIACLVNFAGVPHGDYRVGLPLAGRWRELLNTDAAEYGGSGVGNLGGVTAVDTPWAGRPASASIALPPLGAIWLLHEG, encoded by the coding sequence ATGAGCGCGCGCGAGCAGTCCCCCGACGGTGCCGGCCCCGGCATCGACCTCCCCGCCCTGCCGGAGGAGACCCTGGAGCGCGTGGCATCCGGCAGCCACCCCGACCCGCACACCGTGCTCGGCCAGCACCTCGTGGCGGACGGGATCGCCGACCCGGTCACCGTGATCCGCGCGCTCCGCCCGCTCGCCGCCGAGGTGCAGGCGGTGCTCTCCACTGACGCCCGGATCGAGCTGCACCACATCGGGCACGGGGTGTGGCAGGGGCTCAGCATCATCGGACCGCACGACTACGAGATCGAGGCCCGCTACTCCGACGGCTCCGAGTGGCGGAGCGACGACCCGTACCGCTACCAGCCGACGATCGGCGAGCTCGACCTGCACCTGATCGCCGAGGGCCGGCACGAGGAGCTCTGGCGGGTGCTCGGCGCGCATTGCCGCGAGCACGCCGGGGTGACCGGCCGCGCTCACGGCACCGCCTTCGCCGTCTGGGCCCCACACGCGCACGCGGTGCGAGTGGTCGGCGACTTCAACGGCTGGAACGGGATCGGCCACGCGATGCGCCGGCTCGGCGCCGTCGGCGTCTGGGAGCTGTTCGTGCCCGCGGTGGAGCCCGGCAGCGTGTACAAGTACGAGATCCTCACCCCGGCCGGCCACTGGGTGACGCGCGCCGACCCGATGGCGGCGGCCGCCGAGCAGCCGCCGCAGACGGCATCCGTCGTCGCCAGCAGCCACCACATCTGGGCCGACGGCGACTGGATGGGACGCCGCGCCGCCACCGACCCGCACAGCGGGCCGATGAGCGTCTACGAGCTGCACCTCGGATCCTGGCGGCCGGGCCTCGGCTACCGGGAGGCCGCCGACCAGCTGATCGAGTACGTGCACGAGCTCGGCTTCAGCCACGTCGAGTTCATGCCACTGGCCGAGCACCCCTTCGGCGGCTCCTGGGGGTACCAGGTGACCGGCTACTACGCGCCGACCAGCCGCTTCGGCTCCCCCGACGACCTCCGCTACCTGATCGACCGGCTGCACCAGGCCGGCATCGGCGTGCTGATGGACTGGGTGCCCGGCCACTTCCCGAAGGACGAGTGGGCGCTGGCGAACTTCGACGGCGAGCCGCTGTACGAGCACCCGGACCCGCGCCGCGGCGAGCAGAAGGACTGGGGCACGCTGGTGTTCGACTTCGGGCAGCGCCAGGTGCGCAACTTCCTCGTCGCGAACGCCCTGTTCTGGCTGGAGGAGTTCCACGTCGACGGCCTGCGGGTGGACGCCGTGGCCTCCATGCTCTACCTGGACTACTCGCGTGAGGCCGGCGAGTGGGAGCCGAACGTCCACGGCGGCAACGAGAACCTGGAGGCCATCGCCTTCCTGCAGGAGGTCACCGCCACCGCCTACAAGCGCAACCCCGGCATCGTCATGGTCGCCGAGGAGTCCACCAGCTGGGGCGGGGTCACCGCCCCCACCGTCAGCGGCGGGCTCGGCTTCGGGCTGAAGTGGAACATGGGCTGGATGCACGACTCGCTGCAGTACATGCAGGTCGACCCGATGTACCGCTCACACCACCACGGCGAGATCACCTTCTCGTTCCTGTACGCGTTCAGCGAGAACTTCCTGCTCCCGATCAGCCACGACGAGGTCGTGCACGGCAAGGGCTCGCTGCTCGGCAAGATGCCCGGCGACCACTGGCAGAAGCTGGCGAACGTGCGAGCCTACCTGGCCTTCATGTGGTGCCACCCGGGAAAGCAGCTCTTGTTCATGGGGCAGGAGTTCGCCCAGCCGTCGGAATGGAGCGAGGAGCGCGGGCTGGACTGGTGGGTGCTGGACCAGCCGAGCCACCGCGGCGTGTTCGACCTCGTCGCGGAGCTCAACCGGGCCTACCTGGCACACCCGGCGCTCTGGGCGCTCGACCACGACTCGGCCGGGTTCGAGTGGCTGGACGGCGGCGCGGCCGCAGAGAACGTCGTCTCGTTCCTCCGCCGCGACGGGGCCGGGCAGACGATCGCCTGCCTGGTGAACTTCGCCGGGGTGCCGCACGGCGACTACCGGGTCGGCCTGCCGCTGGCCGGGCGCTGGCGCGAGCTGCTCAACACGGATGCCGCCGAGTACGGCGGGTCCGGGGTGGGCAACCTCGGCGGCGTCACAGCGGTGGACACCCCGTGGGCGGGCCGGCCGGCATCCGCCAGCATCGCCCTGCCGCCGCTCGGCGCGATCTGGCTGCTGCACGAGGGCTAG
- a CDS encoding tetratricopeptide repeat protein, whose amino-acid sequence MTNVPPSAASLRGAVDLSSLVQRANAPTPAPGQAAGAPGQPGAPVQIPSLVLEAGDANFGEVLELSQHVPVLVDLYADWAEQSTALSDVLRRVVAGLRGRLVLVRVAVEANPQLAQAFQAQSVPTVAAVIAGQPVPLFAGSIPEAQLLDIVEQLLELAAQNGVTGSAVAADAGAEGVDGAAAEPAEPVEEPLPPLHAEAYEAIERADYPAAIAAYKTAIAQDPRDELAVAGLAQVSLLHRLTGKTVQQIRTAAGAAPDDLDAQLDVADLDLSGGHVADAFDRLLTLFPKLDADGKNRVRERMLELFEVVGTTDPLVIAARQRLAMLLY is encoded by the coding sequence GTGACCAACGTTCCCCCCTCAGCAGCCAGCCTCCGCGGAGCCGTCGACCTGAGCTCGCTCGTGCAGCGGGCCAACGCCCCGACACCGGCGCCCGGCCAGGCGGCCGGCGCGCCCGGCCAGCCGGGTGCGCCCGTGCAGATTCCGAGCCTCGTGCTGGAGGCCGGCGACGCCAACTTCGGCGAGGTGCTCGAGCTCTCGCAGCACGTGCCCGTGCTCGTGGACCTCTACGCCGACTGGGCGGAGCAGAGCACGGCGCTCAGCGACGTGCTGCGCCGCGTCGTCGCGGGCCTCCGCGGCCGGCTGGTGCTGGTGCGGGTCGCCGTCGAGGCGAACCCGCAGCTGGCGCAGGCCTTCCAGGCCCAGTCGGTGCCGACCGTCGCCGCCGTGATCGCCGGCCAGCCGGTTCCGCTGTTCGCCGGCTCCATCCCGGAGGCGCAGCTGCTGGACATCGTCGAGCAGCTGCTCGAGCTGGCCGCCCAGAACGGCGTGACCGGCAGTGCCGTCGCCGCCGACGCGGGCGCCGAGGGCGTCGACGGGGCAGCGGCTGAGCCCGCGGAACCCGTCGAGGAGCCCCTGCCGCCGCTGCACGCCGAGGCGTACGAGGCCATCGAGCGCGCCGACTACCCGGCCGCCATCGCCGCGTACAAGACGGCGATCGCGCAGGATCCGCGCGACGAGCTGGCCGTGGCCGGCCTGGCCCAGGTCAGCCTGCTGCACCGCCTGACCGGGAAGACCGTGCAGCAGATCCGCACGGCCGCCGGCGCCGCACCGGACGACCTGGACGCCCAGCTCGACGTCGCCGACCTCGACCTCTCCGGCGGCCACGTCGCCGACGCGTTCGACCGGCTGCTGACGCTGTTCCCGAAGCTCGACGCCGACGGCAAGAACCGGGTGCGCGAGCGGATGCTGGAGCTGTTCGAGGTTGTCGGCACGACCGACCCGCTCGTCATCGCCGCCCGCCAGCGCCTGGCGATGCTGCTCTACTAG
- a CDS encoding alpha/beta hydrolase, with product MTHTAEIAPGSPIRGAIELPALREEIELHTSDGLTLVGELALPVDRPPVATLVTLHPLPTAGGFMDSHILRKAAARLPALADLAVLRFNTRGTSSPRGTSDGHFGEGLSEQADVAAAMAFVAERGLPNPWLLGWSFGTELAIKYGLEHPIAGAILLSPPLHRASSEEIGAWASASVPLIALIPEFDDYLRPVEAAERFAVAPATRVIPVEGGKHLWVGEKQTARVLNEIVEAVNPAAGPLPEVWPGYAA from the coding sequence ATGACGCACACCGCCGAGATCGCACCGGGCTCGCCCATCCGCGGCGCCATCGAACTGCCCGCGCTCCGCGAGGAGATCGAGCTGCACACCAGCGACGGTCTGACGCTCGTCGGCGAGCTGGCGCTGCCGGTCGACCGCCCGCCCGTCGCCACCCTGGTCACGCTGCACCCGCTGCCAACGGCCGGCGGCTTCATGGACTCCCACATCCTGCGCAAGGCCGCCGCCCGGCTGCCCGCGCTGGCCGACCTCGCGGTGCTGCGCTTCAACACCCGCGGCACCTCGTCGCCGCGCGGCACCAGCGACGGCCACTTCGGCGAGGGCCTGAGCGAGCAGGCGGATGTCGCGGCGGCGATGGCCTTCGTGGCCGAGCGCGGCCTGCCGAACCCGTGGCTGCTCGGCTGGTCGTTCGGCACAGAACTGGCCATCAAGTACGGCCTGGAGCACCCCATCGCCGGGGCCATCCTGCTCTCACCGCCGCTGCACCGCGCCAGCAGCGAGGAGATCGGCGCCTGGGCGTCTGCCAGCGTTCCGCTGATCGCGCTGATCCCCGAGTTCGACGACTACCTCCGCCCGGTCGAAGCCGCCGAGCGGTTCGCCGTCGCCCCGGCCACCCGGGTGATCCCGGTCGAGGGCGGCAAGCACCTCTGGGTGGGGGAGAAGCAGACCGCGCGGGTGCTCAACGAGATCGTCGAGGCCGTCAACCCCGCCGCGGGCCCGCTGCCGGAGGTCTGGCCCGGCTACGCAGCCTGA
- the ybaK gene encoding Cys-tRNA(Pro) deacylase has product MAKKTSESGAGTPATVALGQAGIHFTPHLYQHDAAATNFGLEAAEKLELDPDRVFKTLLADADGQLVVGIVPVTGTLDLKALALALGAKKAVMADPKLAERKTGYVVGGISPIGQKNAHPTVIDESAILFDTVFVSGGRRGFDIELSPDDLATVTSGSFAPIGRP; this is encoded by the coding sequence GTGGCGAAGAAGACGAGCGAGAGCGGGGCGGGCACCCCGGCCACCGTGGCACTCGGCCAGGCCGGCATCCACTTCACCCCGCACCTTTACCAGCACGACGCCGCCGCGACGAACTTCGGCCTGGAGGCCGCTGAGAAGCTCGAGCTCGACCCGGACCGCGTGTTCAAGACGCTGTTGGCGGATGCCGACGGCCAGCTCGTCGTCGGCATCGTGCCCGTCACCGGCACCCTCGACCTCAAGGCGCTCGCCCTCGCGCTCGGCGCCAAGAAGGCCGTCATGGCCGACCCGAAGCTGGCCGAGCGCAAGACCGGCTACGTCGTCGGCGGCATCAGCCCGATCGGCCAGAAGAACGCCCACCCGACGGTCATCGACGAGAGCGCGATCCTGTTCGACACCGTGTTCGTCTCCGGCGGGCGGCGCGGCTTCGACATCGAGCTCAGCCCGGACGATCTGGCCACCGTCACCTCCGGCAGCTTCGCCCCGATCGGGCGGCCCTAG
- a CDS encoding AI-2E family transporter → MRIQNAFRLGLVATLGVGLGILILSSIASLSTILTYVGAALFLSLGLDPAIAFLERHRFPRWAAILSVLGAVVAALTGVVFAVIPIISQQVDQLIQFVPELTRRFLSGELVTALQETFPNLQVEEIVAAVTKAVNDFVTNPDQLAGLFGGVLQFAAVLGSGVFGVVIVLILTLYFAGSLPSMKRGLYQLVPASKRERFSDLSEQITQSVGRYVVGQVTLAFVNGALSFIFLSIIQAPFPAVLALLAFTFSLVPLVGTITGSVIIVLVCLIPGLGSPLTALVAAIYYIIYMQVEAYVLSPRIMNKAVAVPASVVVIAALAGGSLLGLLGALIAIPTAAAILLIIKQVVIPRQNAL, encoded by the coding sequence ATGAGGATCCAGAACGCTTTTCGGCTGGGGCTGGTGGCGACGCTCGGCGTCGGCCTCGGCATCCTGATCCTCTCTTCGATCGCCTCCCTCTCCACGATCCTCACCTATGTCGGGGCCGCGCTGTTCCTCTCGCTCGGCCTCGACCCGGCGATCGCATTCCTGGAGCGGCACCGCTTCCCGCGGTGGGCGGCCATCCTCAGCGTGCTGGGCGCCGTGGTGGCGGCCCTCACGGGCGTGGTCTTCGCCGTCATCCCGATCATCAGCCAGCAGGTCGACCAGCTGATCCAGTTCGTGCCGGAGCTCACCCGACGCTTCCTCTCGGGTGAGCTGGTGACGGCGCTGCAGGAGACGTTCCCCAACCTGCAGGTCGAGGAGATCGTCGCGGCGGTCACCAAGGCCGTCAACGACTTTGTCACGAACCCGGACCAGCTTGCCGGCCTGTTCGGCGGCGTGCTCCAGTTCGCCGCCGTGCTCGGTTCCGGCGTGTTCGGCGTCGTGATCGTGCTCATCCTCACGCTGTACTTCGCCGGCAGCCTGCCGTCGATGAAGCGGGGCCTCTACCAGCTCGTCCCGGCGAGCAAGCGGGAGCGCTTCTCCGACCTCAGCGAGCAGATCACGCAGTCCGTCGGCCGCTACGTCGTCGGCCAGGTCACACTCGCCTTCGTCAACGGGGCGCTGAGCTTCATCTTCCTCAGCATCATCCAGGCGCCGTTCCCGGCGGTCCTGGCCCTGCTGGCGTTCACGTTCTCGCTCGTGCCACTGGTCGGCACCATCACCGGCTCGGTGATCATCGTGCTGGTCTGCCTGATCCCCGGGCTCGGCTCGCCGCTGACGGCGCTCGTCGCGGCCATCTACTACATCATCTACATGCAGGTCGAGGCATACGTGCTGAGCCCGCGCATCATGAACAAGGCCGTGGCGGTGCCCGCCTCGGTCGTCGTCATCGCGGCGCTGGCCGGCGGCTCACTGCTCGGCCTGCTCGGCGCGCTGATCGCGATCCCCACCGCGGCCGCCATCCTGCTCATCATCAAGCAGGTGGTCATCCCTCGGCAGAATGCGCTCTAG
- a CDS encoding alpha-1,4-glucan--maltose-1-phosphate maltosyltransferase, whose translation MPKNSVPTDSAARRTAEPSADPAAPTRVGRIPVLDPSPVQPGELWPAKAYVGEVVPFAATAFREGHDLIGVELLLRRPGGAESRHPMREVSPGTDRWQVELVLDAPGAWSYVVRAYADDYATWRHNAAVKIAAGVDEELMLAAGAALLERAAAEPGRPASDQDLLQSAAADLLDTGVNVDVRLERGASGPVAALLTAQPPAGLESRTEPRTVRVERERAGVGSWYEFFPRSEGALRRPDGSWQSGTFRTAALRLDAVAAMGFDVLYLPPIHPIGESFRKGPNNTLQAGPHDPGSPWAIGSAAGGHDAVHPDLGTLEDFRAFTARAGELGIEVALDLALQASPDHPWVAEHPEWFTTLPDGSIAFAENPPKKYQDIYPINFDNDPSGIRAEVLRVVRHWIDQGIRIFRVDNPHTKPLALWEWLLGVVNAEHPDVVFLAEAFTRPAPLKALARVGFQQSYTYFAWRNTKSELEEFLGGLATDTADYLRPNLWVNTPDILTEYLQFGGPAAFAIRASIAATAAPSWGVYSGFELFESVARPGAEEAIDNEKYEYKPRDFAGAAAADRSLALYLGILNRIRAEHPALRQLRNIRFHSSEDDAVLVYSKHLAAAHSPDGREDAVIVVANLDPHSVRETTVHLDPELFGLSAGAAFQVENLVTGELWNWGEHNYVRLDAFTEPVHILAVRAQQAPADAAAPAPKARRAPRRPSQNGS comes from the coding sequence GTGCCCAAGAACAGCGTGCCCACCGACAGCGCGGCCCGGAGGACGGCAGAGCCGTCCGCGGATCCCGCCGCCCCGACACGCGTGGGCCGGATCCCCGTCCTCGACCCGTCGCCGGTGCAACCGGGCGAGCTCTGGCCGGCCAAGGCGTACGTCGGCGAGGTGGTCCCCTTCGCCGCGACGGCGTTCCGCGAGGGGCACGACCTGATCGGCGTCGAGCTGCTGCTGCGGCGGCCGGGCGGCGCGGAGAGCCGGCATCCGATGCGCGAGGTCTCCCCCGGCACCGACCGCTGGCAGGTGGAGCTGGTGCTGGACGCGCCCGGCGCGTGGAGCTACGTGGTGCGCGCCTACGCCGACGACTACGCCACCTGGCGGCACAACGCCGCCGTCAAGATCGCCGCGGGCGTCGACGAGGAACTGATGCTCGCCGCCGGCGCGGCACTGCTGGAGCGTGCCGCCGCGGAGCCGGGGCGGCCGGCATCCGATCAGGATCTGTTGCAGAGCGCCGCCGCCGACCTCCTGGACACCGGCGTCAATGTGGACGTGCGGCTGGAGCGCGGGGCGAGCGGCCCCGTCGCCGCGCTGCTCACCGCGCAGCCGCCGGCCGGTCTGGAGAGCCGCACAGAGCCGCGCACCGTGCGGGTCGAGCGGGAGCGGGCCGGCGTCGGCTCCTGGTACGAGTTCTTCCCCCGCTCGGAGGGCGCGCTGCGCCGCCCGGACGGCTCTTGGCAGAGCGGCACCTTCCGCACCGCCGCGCTCCGGCTCGACGCGGTGGCCGCGATGGGCTTCGACGTGCTCTACCTGCCGCCCATCCACCCGATCGGGGAGTCCTTCCGCAAGGGGCCGAACAACACGCTGCAGGCCGGCCCGCACGACCCCGGCTCGCCCTGGGCGATCGGCTCGGCCGCCGGCGGGCACGACGCCGTGCACCCGGACCTCGGCACGCTGGAAGATTTCCGCGCCTTCACGGCGCGCGCCGGGGAGCTTGGCATCGAGGTCGCCCTCGACCTCGCGCTGCAGGCCTCCCCCGACCACCCGTGGGTGGCCGAGCACCCGGAGTGGTTCACGACGCTGCCGGACGGCAGCATCGCCTTCGCCGAGAACCCGCCGAAGAAGTACCAGGACATCTACCCGATCAACTTCGACAACGACCCAAGCGGCATCCGGGCCGAGGTGCTGCGCGTCGTGCGGCACTGGATCGACCAGGGCATCCGAATCTTCCGCGTGGACAACCCGCACACCAAGCCGCTGGCGCTCTGGGAGTGGCTGCTCGGCGTCGTCAACGCCGAGCACCCGGATGTCGTCTTCCTCGCCGAGGCGTTCACCCGCCCCGCCCCGCTGAAGGCCCTCGCCCGGGTCGGCTTCCAGCAGTCGTACACGTACTTCGCCTGGCGCAACACGAAGTCGGAGCTGGAGGAGTTCCTGGGCGGCCTCGCCACCGACACGGCCGACTACCTCCGGCCGAACCTCTGGGTGAACACCCCGGACATCCTCACCGAGTACCTGCAGTTCGGCGGGCCGGCCGCGTTCGCCATCCGCGCCTCGATCGCCGCGACGGCCGCGCCCAGCTGGGGCGTGTACTCCGGGTTCGAGCTGTTCGAGTCCGTCGCCCGGCCGGGCGCGGAGGAGGCCATCGACAACGAGAAGTACGAGTACAAGCCGCGCGACTTCGCCGGGGCCGCCGCAGCAGACCGCTCTCTGGCGCTCTACCTCGGCATCCTGAACCGGATCAGGGCGGAGCACCCCGCGCTCCGGCAGCTGCGCAACATCCGCTTCCACTCCAGCGAGGACGACGCCGTGCTCGTGTACAGCAAGCACCTGGCGGCCGCGCACAGCCCGGACGGGCGGGAGGACGCCGTCATCGTCGTGGCGAACCTCGACCCGCACTCGGTGCGCGAGACCACGGTGCACCTCGACCCCGAACTGTTCGGCCTGAGCGCCGGCGCCGCCTTCCAGGTGGAGAACCTCGTCACCGGGGAGCTGTGGAACTGGGGCGAGCACAACTACGTGCGGCTGGACGCCTTCACCGAGCCCGTGCACATCCTGGCGGTGCGGGCGCAGCAGGCGCCGGCGGATGCCGCAGCGCCGGCACCGAAGGCGCGCCGGGCCCCGCGACGACCGAGCCAGAACGGATCCTGA
- a CDS encoding DivIVA domain-containing protein, producing MATDETEFTQVFRGYDKDEVDKAIQGLRRDLIKSNAHGVDAAKEIKRLGIRIDELSAELEEVGSPTFSGLGTKLENTLRVAEEQSTRLIAQADIDAEKLRSSAAGEVEKLRTEAASLAERTVSDARAKAARLLEAARLEADDIVARVHDEQELITQEALRDAAAIRGAVATEAAELRATAKRETAAIRAEAEREAAEVVVVANREASEARAAAAGLAQETEQTRSEVALELDQARADLARETEQARLDLARDNEQARLDLERESAESRQALAAEITEARAGLAIELEQGRTDLARELEQSRADIAQTREQEKTDLAREIETARLKLSHELERTRARHDGDTEQARADLALEQEQARADFEADAEQARIDLENQLTASRKKTGHEVQKMRREIEQARIDLDVELKARRDEAEQDHLQRHQEAVAQTQKFLDDANAQLAEAISRATENRAEANRLSNGARDEARAILEDAEETAARSISNAEATAAARLAETTERTKALVADAEDRLSQIRIERDAVAGYFESLRGVLKQAEQVASDTE from the coding sequence GTGGCAACCGACGAGACCGAGTTCACCCAGGTATTCCGGGGCTACGACAAGGACGAGGTCGACAAGGCCATCCAAGGCCTGCGCCGTGACCTGATCAAGTCGAATGCGCACGGCGTGGATGCCGCCAAGGAGATCAAGCGCCTCGGCATCCGCATCGACGAGCTCTCCGCCGAGCTGGAAGAGGTCGGCAGCCCGACGTTCTCCGGCCTCGGCACCAAGCTGGAGAACACCCTGCGCGTGGCGGAGGAGCAGTCCACCCGCCTCATCGCCCAGGCCGACATCGACGCCGAGAAGCTGCGCAGCTCCGCTGCCGGCGAGGTGGAGAAGCTGCGCACGGAGGCCGCATCGCTGGCCGAGCGCACCGTGAGCGACGCCAGGGCCAAGGCCGCGCGCCTGCTCGAGGCCGCCCGGCTCGAGGCCGACGACATCGTCGCCCGCGTGCACGACGAGCAGGAGCTCATCACCCAGGAGGCGCTGCGGGATGCCGCCGCCATCCGCGGCGCCGTCGCCACCGAGGCCGCCGAGCTCCGCGCCACCGCCAAGCGCGAGACCGCCGCCATCCGCGCCGAGGCGGAGCGCGAGGCCGCCGAGGTCGTCGTCGTCGCCAACCGGGAGGCCTCCGAGGCCCGCGCCGCCGCCGCCGGGCTCGCCCAGGAGACGGAGCAGACCCGTTCGGAGGTCGCCCTCGAACTCGACCAGGCCCGCGCAGATCTCGCCCGCGAGACCGAGCAGGCCCGCCTGGACCTGGCCCGCGACAACGAGCAGGCCCGCCTGGACCTGGAGCGCGAGAGCGCGGAATCCCGGCAGGCCCTCGCCGCCGAGATCACCGAGGCCCGTGCCGGACTGGCGATCGAGCTGGAGCAGGGTCGCACCGATCTCGCCCGCGAGCTGGAGCAGAGCCGCGCCGACATCGCGCAGACGCGTGAGCAGGAGAAGACCGACCTCGCCCGCGAGATCGAGACCGCCCGCCTCAAGCTCAGCCACGAGCTGGAGCGCACCCGCGCCCGCCACGACGGTGACACCGAGCAGGCCCGCGCCGACCTGGCCCTCGAGCAGGAGCAGGCCCGTGCCGACTTCGAAGCGGATGCCGAGCAGGCCCGCATCGACCTGGAGAACCAGCTGACCGCCAGCCGCAAGAAGACCGGCCACGAGGTGCAGAAGATGCGCCGCGAGATCGAGCAGGCCCGCATTGACCTCGACGTCGAGCTGAAGGCCCGCCGGGACGAGGCGGAGCAGGATCACCTGCAGCGCCACCAGGAGGCCGTCGCCCAGACCCAGAAGTTCCTGGACGACGCCAACGCCCAGCTCGCCGAGGCGATCAGCCGGGCGACGGAGAACCGGGCGGAGGCCAACAGGCTGAGCAACGGCGCCCGCGACGAGGCCCGCGCCATCCTGGAGGACGCCGAGGAGACGGCCGCCCGCAGCATCAGCAACGCCGAGGCGACCGCCGCGGCGCGCCTGGCCGAGACCACCGAGCGCACCAAGGCGCTCGTGGCGGACGCCGAGGACCGCCTCTCCCAGATTAGGATTGAGCGCGACGCCGTCGCCGGTTACTTCGAGAGCCTGCGCGGTGTGCTGAAGCAGGCTGAGCAGGTGGCGTCAGACACGGAGTAA